In Pedobacter africanus, a single window of DNA contains:
- the lysA gene encoding diaminopimelate decarboxylase produces MFSDKDISRFANLETPFYYYDLSLLQNTLKTCADAAKLYNFHVHYAMKANFNPVVLQKIKATGFGADCVSGGEVSKALESGFDKNQIVFAGVGKSDKEINLALDEDIFCFNVESVQELEVINELAAKKGKKAKVAIRINPNVDAHTHHNITTGLDENKFGVNSWDLPQCAETLKASANLEFIGIHFHIGSQITNLDVYKNLCVRVNEFGLWFEERGFTVKVLNVGGGLGIDYHNPDQQVPDFGNYFKIFSDFLEIRAGQEVHFELGRALVGQSASLISRVLYVKNGKKKNFVVLDAGMTELMRPALYQAYHKIENLSRGKQVALKYDIVGPICESTDCFGKEVEQPETFRGDLYAIRSAGAYGEVMASKYNLRDEIRSVYSED; encoded by the coding sequence ATGTTCTCTGATAAAGATATATCGCGCTTCGCAAACTTAGAAACACCTTTCTATTATTACGACCTTAGCCTGTTGCAAAACACGTTAAAAACCTGCGCTGACGCTGCAAAGTTATACAATTTTCATGTGCATTATGCCATGAAAGCCAACTTCAATCCCGTTGTACTGCAAAAAATTAAGGCAACAGGTTTTGGTGCCGATTGTGTAAGCGGAGGAGAGGTAAGCAAGGCGCTTGAATCTGGTTTTGACAAGAACCAGATTGTATTTGCCGGTGTTGGAAAATCAGATAAAGAGATTAACCTGGCGCTGGATGAAGACATATTTTGCTTTAATGTAGAGTCTGTCCAGGAGCTGGAGGTGATCAATGAGCTGGCTGCAAAAAAAGGTAAAAAGGCAAAAGTAGCCATCCGTATTAATCCTAACGTGGATGCACATACCCATCATAACATTACTACAGGATTGGACGAAAATAAGTTTGGCGTAAACTCCTGGGATCTCCCTCAATGTGCGGAAACCTTAAAGGCATCTGCAAACCTGGAATTTATAGGCATACATTTTCATATAGGGTCGCAGATTACCAACCTTGATGTATATAAAAACCTGTGTGTACGTGTCAACGAATTTGGATTGTGGTTTGAAGAGCGGGGCTTTACAGTTAAAGTGTTAAATGTTGGCGGTGGATTGGGGATTGATTATCACAATCCTGATCAGCAGGTTCCTGATTTTGGCAATTATTTTAAGATCTTTTCTGATTTTCTGGAAATCCGGGCCGGACAGGAAGTGCATTTTGAACTGGGAAGGGCCCTGGTGGGGCAGTCAGCATCGCTCATTAGCAGGGTATTGTATGTAAAAAATGGTAAAAAGAAGAATTTTGTAGTTCTGGATGCGGGAATGACTGAGTTGATGCGCCCAGCCTTGTATCAGGCTTATCATAAAATAGAAAACCTTAGCCGTGGTAAACAGGTGGCTTTAAAATACGATATAGTAGGGCCTATCTGTGAAAGCACGGATTGCTTTGGAAAAGAAGTAGAGCAGCCTGAAACTTTTAGAGGGGATCTGTACGCCATCAGAAGCGCAGGTGCTTACGGTGAAGTAATGGCTTCAAAATACAACCTTCGGGACGAGATCAGGTCTGTTTACAGCGAAGACTAG
- a CDS encoding Hsp20/alpha crystallin family protein has translation MTLVKFNNRTRNTAPYFNNVFDSLFSEALNKNLTINKVPGVNILESESDYKIELAAPGLTKEDFQINLKKDTLSVWAEKKTTETEEKKDYTRKEFDYYSFARSFVLPESVDAEKISAEYVNGILNITIGKKDESKSAAKEIKVS, from the coding sequence ATGACACTAGTAAAATTTAACAACAGAACCAGAAACACTGCACCTTACTTTAACAATGTTTTCGATTCATTGTTTAGTGAAGCGCTAAATAAAAACTTAACTATAAATAAAGTACCAGGTGTAAATATCTTAGAATCTGAAAGCGATTATAAAATTGAACTGGCTGCTCCAGGCCTTACAAAAGAAGATTTTCAAATTAACCTGAAAAAAGATACCCTTTCAGTTTGGGCTGAGAAAAAAACAACCGAAACAGAAGAGAAAAAAGATTACACCAGAAAAGAATTTGATTACTACTCTTTCGCCAGATCATTTGTATTGCCTGAAAGTGTAGACGCAGAGAAAATCAGCGCCGAGTATGTAAATGGCATCTTAAATATTACCATTGGTAAAAAAGATGAATCAAAATCGGCCGCTAAAGAAATAAAGGTTTCATAA
- a CDS encoding aspartate kinase, with protein MKVLKFGGTSVGSPERMKKLLDIINPAEEQIVVLSAVSGTTNSLVEISAKLLKEDKREALTLINALHQKYNDFVTELLTEGEYREQGQEVVDYHFNFLNTLANDIFTAVEEKVVLAQGELLSTTLYHIYLKSIGVPSVLLPALDFMKIDEDNEPDVPFSTKHLKPILEQHKGNKLFITQGFICRNSFGEVDNLRRGGSDYTASLIGAAILAEEVQIWTDIDGMHNNDPRIVKGTKPIANLSFDEAAELAYFGAKILHPQSVFPAQKYKIPVRLLNTMEPKAAGTVISTESEKGKIKSIAAKDGITAIKIQSSRMLLAYGFLRRVFEIFERYKTPIDMITTSEVAVSLTVDFTDNLDKIVEELHAFGTVEVDNNQSIVCVVGDFSAEKHGYAARVLDAIKHIPLRMISYGGSNYNISLLINTADKTEALKSLHNRLFE; from the coding sequence ATGAAAGTATTAAAGTTTGGAGGTACTTCTGTTGGAAGCCCTGAGCGCATGAAAAAATTGCTGGACATCATTAATCCTGCAGAAGAACAAATTGTAGTGTTATCGGCCGTGTCTGGTACCACCAATAGTTTAGTAGAAATTTCAGCCAAACTTTTAAAGGAAGATAAACGGGAGGCGTTAACCCTGATTAACGCATTACATCAAAAGTATAATGACTTTGTAACAGAACTTTTAACTGAAGGCGAATATCGTGAGCAAGGCCAGGAGGTGGTTGATTATCATTTTAACTTTTTAAATACACTGGCCAATGATATTTTCACGGCAGTGGAAGAGAAAGTTGTACTGGCTCAGGGCGAATTGTTGTCGACGACCCTGTACCACATTTACTTAAAATCTATAGGCGTCCCTTCGGTATTGTTACCGGCACTTGATTTTATGAAGATTGATGAAGACAATGAGCCTGATGTTCCTTTTTCAACCAAACACCTTAAACCTATACTGGAGCAGCATAAAGGGAATAAACTGTTCATTACCCAAGGCTTTATTTGCAGAAACAGCTTTGGTGAAGTAGATAACCTGCGCCGTGGCGGTAGTGATTATACTGCATCTTTGATAGGTGCGGCTATACTGGCGGAGGAAGTTCAGATCTGGACGGATATTGATGGTATGCACAATAATGATCCAAGGATAGTTAAAGGCACAAAGCCGATTGCAAATCTTTCATTCGACGAAGCTGCAGAGCTTGCTTATTTTGGTGCCAAGATATTGCACCCACAATCTGTTTTTCCGGCTCAGAAATATAAGATTCCGGTTCGTTTATTGAATACTATGGAGCCTAAGGCTGCCGGAACAGTCATTTCTACGGAAAGCGAAAAAGGAAAAATTAAGTCTATTGCAGCGAAAGATGGAATTACCGCCATTAAAATCCAATCGAGCCGGATGTTATTGGCTTATGGCTTTTTAAGGCGAGTGTTTGAAATATTTGAAAGGTATAAGACACCTATAGATATGATCACTACTTCTGAAGTGGCAGTTTCCCTGACGGTTGATTTCACTGATAACCTGGATAAAATCGTTGAAGAACTGCATGCTTTTGGTACAGTAGAAGTGGACAACAACCAATCGATTGTTTGTGTAGTGGGAGATTTTAGCGCCGAAAAGCATGGCTATGCTGCCCGTGTACTAGATGCCATTAAACACATTCCGTTAAGGATGATCTCTTACGGGGGAAGTAACTACAACATCTCGTTGCTCATTAATACAGCCGATAAAACTGAAGCTTTAAAAAGCCTGCATAACAGGCTATTTGAATAA
- a CDS encoding TlpA family protein disulfide reductase, whose amino-acid sequence MTKRLNSLFAFCLLLTFTARAQQKAEWVHLKGELKNFSNQVQIEDLCEFQYLLPPTTDRLIVPDAQQRFDTKFKLAAPNYFRLGRNILYLSPGDDMEISVDYSNNTISTFKGKGAAANEYLRNTPFPKGGSFIEGGKNIKETPEATIAAVEALAAARTKELAATKNISPEFRRLENARIKADLINSLYSGENYGTYMLRLKDEKAKAYTESYRKAIAPKVALYSKNFVDASLMKLVVYRDIADELVKQGGKPEDLQQIKDWYSAYSLVREMQKESDKSKLNDFIPKLTAIKTSGYRKASNQMLSRLMAFGKGDTPIDFVAKDIDGKSVSLSSLKGKVIYIDLWAIWCGPCMEEMPHFEKLKLKYKDNPDVAFVSLSIDDTEAPWKANVAARKATGLQWNINRNQLQPYNIVGIPRILLIGKDFKIADMNAALPSDAKAAAAINKLLN is encoded by the coding sequence ATGACTAAAAGATTAAATTCATTGTTTGCCTTTTGCCTGCTTCTAACCTTTACAGCAAGGGCACAACAGAAAGCAGAATGGGTTCACCTGAAGGGTGAACTCAAAAATTTCAGTAATCAGGTGCAGATCGAGGACCTGTGTGAGTTCCAGTATTTATTGCCGCCAACAACAGATCGTCTCATTGTTCCGGATGCGCAGCAACGTTTCGATACTAAATTCAAGCTGGCTGCACCGAATTATTTCAGACTGGGTCGGAACATTCTTTACCTGAGCCCGGGCGATGACATGGAAATATCGGTTGATTATAGCAACAACACCATATCAACTTTTAAGGGCAAAGGTGCTGCTGCAAACGAATATTTAAGAAACACACCTTTTCCTAAGGGAGGGTCTTTTATTGAAGGGGGCAAGAACATAAAGGAAACACCGGAAGCTACCATTGCCGCAGTCGAAGCACTTGCCGCTGCAAGGACAAAAGAGCTGGCCGCCACTAAGAACATATCTCCCGAATTCAGACGATTGGAAAATGCAAGGATTAAGGCCGACCTGATCAACAGTCTTTATAGTGGCGAAAACTATGGCACCTATATGCTAAGGCTAAAGGACGAAAAGGCAAAAGCTTATACCGAATCATATAGGAAAGCCATAGCGCCTAAAGTGGCTTTATACAGTAAGAACTTTGTTGATGCTTCGTTAATGAAACTGGTGGTGTATCGCGACATTGCAGATGAACTTGTTAAACAGGGTGGAAAACCCGAAGACCTCCAACAAATTAAAGACTGGTATAGTGCCTATTCGCTTGTAAGGGAAATGCAGAAGGAAAGCGACAAATCAAAACTAAATGATTTTATACCTAAGCTGACTGCCATTAAAACATCCGGTTATCGAAAAGCTTCAAACCAAATGCTTTCCCGGTTAATGGCATTTGGAAAAGGGGACACCCCAATCGATTTTGTTGCAAAAGATATTGACGGAAAAAGCGTAAGCTTAAGCAGCCTGAAGGGTAAAGTAATTTATATCGATCTCTGGGCCATTTGGTGCGGGCCATGCATGGAAGAAATGCCACATTTTGAAAAGCTAAAGCTCAAATACAAGGACAATCCGGATGTAGCCTTTGTTTCCTTATCGATTGATGATACAGAAGCTCCGTGGAAGGCTAATGTGGCTGCACGTAAAGCGACGGGACTGCAGTGGAATATCAACCGAAACCAATTGCAGCCTTATAACATAGTGGGTATCCCAAGGATTCTGCTTATAGGCAAAGATTTTAAAATAGCGGATATGAATGCAGCACTCCCTTCAGACGCAAAAGCGGCGGCAGCAATCAATAAGCTACTGAACTAA
- a CDS encoding serine/threonine protein kinase produces MSKVFTITEGLENLGALSTGGQGSVYKGKRIGTIITAVKIMPTPIHTESEDDKNFIRFKNEVEKLKKVNEVPNPNVVKILGSGLTESGSFPFIEMEYIEGPDLEKLLMPPHTPVFSIQETIKLAEQLANALSHCHRVGIKHGDIKSNNVKFNTETGNYVLLDFGLAVMSDEQRRTSLRHAGAVEFMAPEQHDGEMFFQTDIYSYGIILYELLAGTVPFPLINKNESTRNQVMLAHMENQVPDVLALRRNRMPQNWDDAKKQKEMDVPAWLLHVMMKCLEKAPEKRYANGEALQEAIMHRTSGPAKAIEVIVSPPPPFPQKNPVADTIPGQVKLSKSVFAIMILSIVILGMLSAYGLFLKGEHLKKGGVTDSLAPAPVDTTAHEPVYQPDTTAQVQPIAIDTVAQKAEIDSLRKEYEAQMAAAAKRAQAEAQAKENKETVILSGGKKYLLPKGTVYFYEAASGDAPRNAVLGLWSNAKFNVIDEQNGFIYVTHTNKDGQTTKGWLNKNDLKEVKE; encoded by the coding sequence ATGAGTAAAGTTTTTACAATAACGGAAGGATTAGAAAACCTGGGTGCTTTAAGTACCGGCGGACAGGGCTCTGTATATAAAGGAAAAAGAATTGGAACCATCATTACGGCGGTAAAAATTATGCCTACACCAATTCATACAGAAAGTGAAGATGATAAAAACTTCATCAGGTTTAAGAATGAGGTGGAGAAATTGAAAAAGGTAAACGAGGTGCCAAACCCTAACGTAGTCAAAATATTGGGATCGGGACTTACTGAAAGTGGCTCCTTCCCTTTTATTGAAATGGAATATATCGAAGGCCCTGATCTGGAAAAACTTTTGATGCCGCCACATACCCCCGTTTTTAGCATTCAGGAAACCATTAAGCTTGCTGAACAGCTTGCAAATGCGCTTTCACACTGTCACCGTGTTGGAATTAAACATGGAGATATCAAAAGCAATAACGTAAAATTCAATACAGAAACCGGTAATTACGTATTGCTTGATTTTGGCCTGGCTGTAATGTCTGATGAACAACGCAGAACCAGTCTCCGCCATGCAGGTGCAGTTGAGTTTATGGCACCGGAGCAGCATGATGGGGAAATGTTCTTCCAGACGGATATATACAGTTATGGCATCATTCTATATGAATTGCTGGCGGGCACAGTACCGTTTCCGTTGATCAATAAGAACGAGAGTACACGCAACCAGGTAATGCTTGCGCATATGGAAAACCAGGTGCCAGATGTACTGGCTTTGCGCAGGAACCGCATGCCGCAGAACTGGGATGACGCAAAGAAGCAAAAAGAAATGGATGTTCCGGCCTGGCTGTTGCATGTGATGATGAAATGCCTGGAAAAAGCACCTGAAAAAAGATACGCAAATGGTGAGGCTTTACAGGAGGCAATAATGCACCGTACCTCCGGACCTGCTAAAGCAATTGAAGTGATTGTATCTCCACCTCCACCTTTTCCGCAGAAAAATCCGGTAGCTGACACCATTCCCGGCCAGGTAAAGCTGTCAAAATCTGTTTTTGCCATCATGATCTTGTCAATTGTGATCCTAGGAATGCTTTCTGCATACGGACTGTTCCTTAAAGGTGAACATTTGAAGAAAGGGGGTGTTACCGATTCATTAGCGCCTGCACCTGTAGATACTACCGCACATGAGCCCGTATATCAGCCTGATACTACTGCGCAGGTTCAACCTATCGCTATTGATACTGTAGCACAGAAAGCAGAGATAGACAGTTTAAGAAAAGAATACGAAGCGCAAATGGCTGCAGCAGCTAAGCGTGCACAAGCAGAAGCGCAGGCAAAAGAGAATAAGGAAACAGTGATCCTGAGTGGCGGAAAAAAATACCTGCTGCCCAAAGGAACCGTTTATTTTTATGAAGCTGCAAGCGGAGATGCCCCAAGAAATGCTGTGTTGGGTTTATGGAGTAATGCCAAGTTTAATGTAATAGATGAACAGAATGGTTTTATTTATGTAACCCATACCAATAAAGATGGGCAAACCACCAAAGGCTGGTTGAATAAAAACGACTTAAAAGAAGTAAAGGAATAA
- a CDS encoding FHA domain-containing protein — translation MFNLFNKRNPEPPQDVKAVREMLLASIKQELQKLEGGEGKHIKGLALFIACQPAEQYMYESAVFAEDEVRLKNEVQRIADDFAIDLPENWNMQVTFMEELPPDAIKFAGLNAALHIKTPEHVVVTKSNTAYIRTLNGESEKRIYRITADGGKVNIGREHKVQVNDGFFRINQIAFPDASENEANKFISRQHAHIEWDADTGSFLLFADEGGIPPRNKVKIRSVTDHSPIKLNVAELGHVLQEGDQIILGELAVLEFSYLETDYNQ, via the coding sequence ATGTTTAACCTATTCAACAAACGTAATCCGGAGCCTCCGCAGGATGTTAAAGCCGTAAGAGAAATGTTGCTGGCTTCAATAAAACAGGAACTCCAAAAACTTGAAGGTGGCGAAGGCAAGCATATTAAAGGGCTAGCCCTTTTTATTGCCTGTCAGCCAGCAGAGCAATACATGTACGAATCGGCTGTTTTTGCTGAGGATGAAGTTCGTCTGAAAAATGAGGTCCAGCGGATAGCGGATGACTTTGCGATTGATCTGCCGGAAAACTGGAACATGCAGGTTACTTTTATGGAAGAACTACCACCGGATGCCATAAAGTTTGCAGGTTTAAATGCTGCCCTGCACATAAAAACCCCGGAACATGTAGTGGTTACAAAATCCAATACGGCCTATATCCGCACCTTGAACGGGGAATCTGAAAAGAGAATTTACAGAATTACAGCAGACGGTGGTAAGGTCAATATTGGAAGGGAGCATAAAGTACAGGTAAATGATGGCTTTTTCAGAATTAACCAGATCGCTTTTCCTGATGCAAGTGAAAATGAAGCCAATAAATTTATCAGCCGGCAGCATGCCCATATAGAATGGGATGCAGATACAGGTTCCTTCCTATTGTTTGCAGATGAAGGTGGAATCCCGCCAAGGAATAAAGTGAAAATCAGATCTGTTACGGATCATAGCCCCATAAAATTAAATGTTGCGGAACTGGGCCATGTATTGCAGGAAGGCGACCAAATTATACTTGGAGAACTCGCTGTGCTGGAATTTAGTTATCTTGAGACCGATTATAATCAATAA
- a CDS encoding acyl-CoA thioesterase, translating to MIFKTFWRNKNKNKDKTADSISILDSFKYKTIIETRFTDFDMMGHVNNAVYFTYMEIARAKYWNHAIQWDWKKTGVVIAQATLDYILPVFIEDKISMYVRTSRIGKSSFDLEYLLVKLVNGQEQVCNKGKTTCVAFDYASRSPFPIPKEEKERMISFEQLEP from the coding sequence ATGATATTTAAGACATTTTGGCGTAATAAAAATAAAAATAAAGACAAAACGGCAGATTCAATCAGCATTTTAGACAGTTTTAAGTATAAAACTATAATTGAAACCCGATTCACAGACTTTGATATGATGGGCCATGTAAACAATGCAGTGTATTTTACCTATATGGAGATTGCCCGGGCAAAATACTGGAACCACGCCATACAATGGGACTGGAAAAAGACTGGAGTAGTCATTGCTCAGGCAACATTAGACTATATTTTACCTGTTTTTATAGAAGATAAGATCAGCATGTATGTGCGTACCTCCAGGATCGGCAAGAGCAGCTTCGATCTGGAGTACCTGCTGGTTAAACTGGTAAATGGCCAGGAGCAGGTTTGCAATAAGGGCAAAACAACATGCGTGGCCTTCGATTATGCATCGAGAAGCCCATTTCCTATTCCAAAGGAGGAAAAAGAACGTATGATTTCGTTTGAACAGCTTGAACCTTAA
- a CDS encoding SRPBCC domain-containing protein, with product MKTFKKYYQIPAPPEEVYWALTKAQSIQLWTGAEVEFTEEPGTEFSFWDGDIVGKNLEFDYGKKIVQQWYFGEDSEPSIVTIKLHADKKGTSLEFVQTNIPDADFDEFTAGINEYYLGGLLDFFEE from the coding sequence ATGAAGACGTTTAAAAAATATTATCAGATCCCAGCCCCTCCTGAAGAAGTATACTGGGCACTAACAAAAGCCCAGAGCATACAGTTGTGGACAGGCGCTGAGGTTGAATTTACAGAAGAGCCTGGTACCGAATTTTCCTTTTGGGATGGGGACATCGTAGGGAAGAACCTGGAATTTGATTATGGGAAAAAAATTGTACAGCAATGGTATTTTGGTGAGGACAGCGAACCTTCCATTGTTACGATTAAATTGCACGCAGACAAAAAAGGAACTTCGCTTGAATTTGTGCAGACAAATATTCCTGATGCAGACTTTGACGAGTTTACTGCAGGTATAAATGAGTACTACCTGGGCGGTTTACTGGATTTTTTTGAGGAATAA
- a CDS encoding dihydroneopterin aldolase: protein MSQEHNYLQTVALKDIKCFALHGYYPEEQLTGIYFMVDITVEFIPYGDTENLQHTVNYEVLNTIILEEMARTQKMLETVVRNIIDRTIAAYPFILTAVVGVRKLNPPMPGQIGHSFVQLSYKAS from the coding sequence ATGTCCCAGGAACATAACTACCTTCAAACTGTAGCCTTAAAAGATATTAAATGTTTTGCTTTACATGGGTATTATCCTGAAGAGCAACTTACGGGGATTTATTTTATGGTAGACATTACGGTTGAATTTATTCCTTATGGTGATACCGAAAACCTGCAGCACACTGTTAATTACGAAGTGCTAAATACCATTATACTGGAAGAAATGGCCAGGACGCAAAAGATGCTGGAAACTGTAGTCAGAAATATTATAGACCGTACAATAGCTGCCTATCCTTTTATTTTAACTGCTGTTGTTGGTGTCAGGAAGCTGAACCCACCTATGCCCGGGCAGATCGGTCATTCTTTTGTACAACTCAGCTATAAAGCTTCTTAA
- a CDS encoding acyl-CoA dehydrogenase family protein produces MNKSAKKDLYEAPDYYFLDELLSEEHKLIRSTARDWVKKEVSPIIEGYAQRAEFPKHIIKGLGEIGAFGPTIPVEYGGAGLDYTAYGILMQEIERGDSGIRSTASVQGSLVMYPIYAYGTEEQRKKYLPKLATGELMGCFGLTEPDHGSNPGGMVTNIRDKGDHYLLNGAKMWISNAPFADIAVVWAKDETSKIRGMVVERGMAGFTTPETHNKWSLRASATGELVFDNVKVPKENIFPDITGLKGPLGCLNQARYGIAWGALGAAMDCYDTALRYSKERVQFGKPIGGFQLQQKKLAEMVTEITKAQLLVWRLGVLKSENRASAEQISMAKRNSVEIALDIARNARQMLGGMGITGEYSIMRHMMNLESVVTYEGTHDIHLLITGMDVTGLNAFK; encoded by the coding sequence ATGAATAAATCTGCCAAAAAAGACCTTTACGAAGCCCCTGATTATTATTTCCTGGATGAATTGTTATCTGAAGAACATAAGCTGATCCGTTCAACGGCAAGGGATTGGGTAAAAAAAGAAGTAAGCCCGATCATTGAGGGGTACGCCCAGAGAGCGGAATTTCCGAAGCATATTATCAAAGGACTGGGGGAAATAGGTGCCTTTGGCCCTACCATTCCGGTTGAGTATGGCGGTGCAGGTTTAGACTACACTGCTTACGGCATATTAATGCAGGAAATTGAACGTGGGGATTCCGGCATCAGGTCTACCGCTTCTGTTCAGGGCTCATTGGTTATGTATCCTATCTATGCCTACGGTACAGAAGAGCAGCGCAAAAAATATTTACCTAAACTGGCGACCGGCGAACTGATGGGCTGTTTTGGTTTGACCGAACCCGATCATGGATCCAACCCAGGCGGAATGGTAACCAATATTAGAGATAAAGGCGATCATTACCTCCTCAACGGTGCAAAAATGTGGATATCCAATGCCCCTTTCGCAGATATTGCAGTGGTTTGGGCCAAGGATGAAACGAGTAAGATCAGGGGAATGGTTGTAGAGCGTGGAATGGCAGGTTTTACTACCCCAGAGACACATAATAAGTGGAGCTTAAGAGCCTCAGCAACCGGAGAACTGGTTTTTGACAATGTGAAAGTTCCGAAAGAGAATATATTCCCGGACATTACCGGCCTAAAAGGGCCGCTGGGTTGTTTAAACCAGGCACGTTATGGCATAGCCTGGGGTGCGCTGGGTGCGGCTATGGATTGTTACGATACCGCCTTACGTTATTCCAAAGAGCGGGTTCAGTTTGGTAAACCCATTGGCGGTTTCCAGCTTCAGCAGAAGAAACTGGCCGAAATGGTTACCGAAATCACCAAGGCTCAGCTATTGGTATGGCGCCTGGGGGTTCTTAAAAGCGAAAACAGGGCCAGCGCTGAACAGATATCTATGGCAAAAAGAAATAGCGTTGAGATTGCACTCGATATTGCCCGCAATGCCCGGCAGATGCTCGGAGGTATGGGAATAACCGGCGAGTATTCTATTATGCGCCATATGATGAACTTGGAATCAGTGGTAACTTATGAAGGCACACACGACATCCATCTTTTAATTACAGGAATGGATGTAACAGGCTTAAATGCATTTAAATAA